Proteins co-encoded in one Malus domestica chromosome 09, GDT2T_hap1 genomic window:
- the LOC103444615 gene encoding exopolygalacturonase-like, which translates to MDLKLKNILSMFVFLLLVSSSNAQSGVYDVTGANYGGKANSDITQALSKAWTDACASTSASKIVVPSGTYKFVGATFKGPCKGPIEFQLQGTLQAPEHIKELPKEDTWVAFERIDGLTLSGGGTFDGQGATAWKQNDCHKNKDCKFKAVNLRFNFITNSIVRGITTKDSKNFHVNLLGCNKLAFQDFTVSAPKESVNTDGIHMGRSTEINITDTTIGTGDDCISIGHGTKQLHVTNVTCGPGHGISIGSLGRTEDEEPVSGIFIKNCTITNTDNGVRIKTWPASPAKGTAVSDVHFQDIIMDNVKNPVVIDQEYCPHKLCTPEVSSKVKISNVSFKNIKGSSSGPVGVKLLCSGKLPCENVELSNIDLTYTGDKGSITSECKHVKPTINNVAKPLACATSS; encoded by the exons ATGGATTTGAAGCTGAAAAATATCTTGTCAATGTTTGTGTTCTTGTTGTTAGTATCCTCATCTAATGCCCAATCTGGTGTCTATGATGTAACAGGTGCAAATTATGGTGGAAAAGCAAACTCTGATATAACCCAG GCTTTGAGCAAAGCTTGGACAGATGCATGTGCATCGACATCGGCAAGTAAAATTGTTGTTCCAAGTGGGACATACAAGTTTGTAGGGGCAACTTTCAAAGGACCATGCAAAGGTCCTATTGAGTTTCAGCTCCAAGGCACACTGCAGGCTCCGGAACATATCAAGGAACTCCCAAAAGAAGATACTTGGGTAGCTTTTGAGCGCATTGATGGGCTCACCTTATCTGGCGGTGGAACTTTCGATGGCCAAGGAGCAACTGCTTGGAAGCAAAATGATTGCCACAAAAACAAAGATTGCAAATTTAAAGCTGTT AATTTGAGGTTCAATTTTATCACCAATTCCATAGTTCGAGGAATAACAACAAAAGACAGCAAAAATTTCCACGTAAATCTTTTGGGTTGCAACAAGTTGGCATTCCAAGATTTTACAGTATCAGCGCCTAAAGAAAGTGTCAATACAGATGGAATTCATATGGGACGTTCAACTGAGATCAACATCACAGATACAACCATTGGAACTGGGGATGATTGCATCTCTATAGGTCATGGCACCAAGCAACTCCATGTAACCAACGTTACATGCGGACCAGGCCACGGCATAAGCATCGGAAGCCTTGGAAGGACTGAGGATGAAGAACCTGTGTCCGGAATCTTTATCAAGAACTGCACAATTACAAATACCGATAATGGTGTAAGGATCAAAACCTGGCCTGCTTCCCCTGCAAAGGGTACTGCTGTCTCAGACGTTCACTTTCAGGATATTATCATGGACAATGTTAAAAACCCTGTCGTCATAGACCAAGAGTATTGCCCACATAAGCTGTGTACACCTGAG GTTTCATCCAAAGTTAAGATCAGCAATGTTAGCTTCAAGAACATAAAGGGCTCGTCATCAGGCCCAGTTGGTGTCAAGCTTTTATGCAGTGGAAAGCTGCCATGTGAGAATGTAGAACTCAGTAACATTGATCTCACATACACCGGAGATAAAGGCTCTATTACCTCTGAATGTAAACATGTCAAGCCCACCATTAACAACGTGGCGAAGCCTCTTGCTTGTGCTACATCTTCTTGa